A genomic segment from Treponema sp. Marseille-Q3903 encodes:
- the rbfA gene encoding 30S ribosome-binding factor RbfA, producing MGQYRLQRLNDQLRDEISQLILREEVKDPRVSTFLCINRVEVTSDLSYAKVFVSTFLTDAQLKKGVDGLQAAAGFIQREIAKKLRIRQFPKLQFVVDAGMKEGFDMVQKLNELEKTSENK from the coding sequence ATGGGGCAGTATAGACTTCAGAGGCTCAACGACCAGCTTCGAGATGAAATATCACAGTTGATACTCCGCGAAGAAGTGAAAGATCCGAGGGTATCTACATTCCTTTGCATAAACAGAGTCGAAGTCACTTCAGATTTAAGCTATGCGAAGGTTTTTGTCTCAACTTTTTTGACAGATGCCCAGCTTAAAAAAGGTGTTGACGGATTACAGGCTGCAGCCGGTTTTATTCAGCGAGAAATCGCAAAAAAGCTCAGAATCCGTCAGTTTCCGAAACTCCAGTTCGTAGTTGATGCAGGCATGAAAGAAGGCTTTGATATGGTGCAAAAACTCAACGAACTTGAAAAAACTTCTGAAAACAAATAA
- the infB gene encoding translation initiation factor IF-2: MAEENKNKPGFVVHKKQQDSTSAASTSVSSEKKKVVVVKKKNSSPQTNTQPQTQANSNAQKSHVVVKKSEGAEENLKQAQGYSNEQTESIAQKKNQSQSGSPVKTESRPAGGNRAAGGRSRTFELNSARPNVKAGNLSDKPKNGFNRDRNNNHGSGFSREGGYRDRSGVFNRDGGSGFNGAQARRSYQNRERENGSGFNSDRSGGQGGFNRNNQGGGFNRNSNGQSGGFRTPRSGMGGRTGAPVPQVDQSRQPAKKAFKGKKQIYNRKDAEQYDDTLFETKKKSETPAMVVPKSIDIMESISVSDLARKMNLKASEVIGKLMGMGMMVTITQSIDADTATLLASEYGCEVHIVSLYDETVIESETDENAELKARPPIVTVMGHVDHGKTKTLDAIRHAHVAEGEAGGITQSIGAYSVSTPKGKITFLDTPGHEAFTMMRARGAQVTDIVVLVVAADDGVMPQTLEAISHAKDAKVPIIVAVNKVDKPEANPDRVKTQLSELGLTPEEWGGETQYVHISALKKTGIDDLLDAILLQAEMLELTANYDCRAEGRILESRVDQGRGVVASVIILRGILHQGDPFVAGIYSGRVRAMFDDRGNRISEAGPSTPIEVLGLEEMPNAGDPFQVTESEKDARAISSKRQELKRFEAAKAVKKTTLESLYSDIADSEVRELKVIIKADLQGSAEALKSSLEKLSTREIRLSVIHSSAGAINESDVTLAAADSNAIIIGFNVRPTPKAKALAEQEQVEIRKYNIIYKCVEEINQAMEGMLQPDTKEDVIGQVEVRNTFKVPKIGVIAGCSVSEGIVRRSASVNLVRDGIVLFTGKISSLKRFKDDAKEVSTGYECGIGLENWQDIQVGDKFEVFEVVEVAKKLGKTIAQEQAEAAKKNVTATGSEGAE; this comes from the coding sequence ATGGCTGAAGAAAATAAAAATAAGCCCGGATTTGTAGTTCACAAAAAACAGCAAGATAGTACATCTGCCGCTTCAACGTCTGTCTCTTCTGAAAAGAAGAAAGTTGTTGTAGTCAAAAAGAAGAACTCAAGTCCTCAGACAAATACACAGCCTCAGACTCAGGCGAATTCAAACGCACAAAAATCTCATGTTGTTGTAAAGAAATCTGAAGGTGCCGAAGAAAATTTAAAACAAGCTCAGGGATATTCAAATGAACAAACTGAGTCGATCGCGCAGAAAAAAAATCAATCACAGTCAGGAAGTCCTGTAAAAACGGAATCTCGTCCTGCAGGCGGCAACAGAGCGGCAGGAGGACGTTCAAGGACTTTTGAACTTAATTCTGCCAGACCAAATGTAAAAGCCGGAAACCTTTCTGACAAACCTAAAAACGGTTTTAATCGCGACCGCAACAACAATCATGGAAGCGGATTCAGCCGAGAAGGCGGCTATCGTGACAGAAGCGGCGTATTCAACCGCGACGGCGGAAGCGGATTCAACGGCGCTCAAGCTCGCAGAAGTTATCAAAACCGTGAACGCGAAAACGGAAGCGGATTCAACAGCGACAGAAGCGGCGGACAAGGTGGATTCAATCGCAACAATCAAGGCGGTGGATTTAATCGCAATTCAAACGGTCAGTCAGGCGGATTTAGAACCCCTCGTTCAGGAATGGGCGGAAGGACAGGTGCTCCTGTTCCTCAAGTTGACCAGTCACGTCAGCCCGCAAAAAAAGCATTTAAAGGCAAAAAACAGATTTACAATCGCAAAGATGCAGAACAGTACGATGATACGCTTTTTGAAACAAAGAAAAAGTCGGAAACCCCTGCTATGGTTGTGCCAAAATCAATAGATATCATGGAGTCGATTTCCGTATCTGATTTGGCACGAAAGATGAATCTTAAAGCCAGCGAAGTTATTGGAAAACTGATGGGAATGGGTATGATGGTTACAATTACCCAGTCGATCGATGCTGATACAGCTACGTTGCTTGCTTCCGAATACGGTTGCGAAGTTCATATCGTAAGTCTTTATGATGAAACAGTTATTGAAAGCGAAACAGACGAAAATGCTGAACTCAAAGCTCGTCCTCCAATCGTAACTGTAATGGGACACGTTGACCACGGTAAGACAAAAACTCTCGATGCTATTCGCCACGCACATGTTGCGGAAGGAGAAGCCGGAGGAATCACTCAATCTATAGGCGCTTATTCGGTTTCAACTCCAAAAGGTAAAATCACATTCCTTGACACGCCTGGTCACGAAGCATTTACAATGATGCGTGCACGAGGAGCTCAAGTTACTGACATAGTCGTTCTTGTTGTCGCAGCCGATGACGGAGTTATGCCTCAGACGCTAGAAGCAATTTCTCATGCAAAAGATGCGAAAGTTCCAATTATCGTTGCGGTAAACAAAGTTGATAAACCGGAGGCTAATCCTGATAGAGTCAAGACTCAGCTTTCGGAACTCGGTCTTACTCCTGAAGAATGGGGTGGAGAGACACAATATGTGCATATCTCCGCTTTGAAAAAAACAGGTATTGACGATTTGCTTGATGCAATCCTTCTTCAGGCAGAGATGCTTGAACTTACTGCAAACTATGATTGCCGTGCCGAAGGAAGAATCCTTGAATCTCGAGTTGACCAAGGACGAGGTGTTGTTGCTTCTGTCATAATACTGCGTGGAATTTTACATCAAGGAGATCCGTTTGTCGCAGGTATATATTCAGGACGTGTTAGGGCTATGTTTGATGACCGCGGCAACAGGATTTCTGAAGCAGGTCCATCAACTCCAATCGAAGTTCTCGGTCTTGAAGAAATGCCGAACGCAGGTGACCCATTCCAAGTTACTGAATCTGAAAAAGACGCAAGGGCAATCTCTTCTAAGCGTCAGGAACTTAAGCGCTTTGAGGCTGCAAAAGCTGTTAAAAAGACAACGCTTGAATCTCTTTACAGCGATATTGCCGATAGTGAAGTTCGTGAACTCAAAGTTATCATCAAAGCCGATTTACAGGGTTCTGCAGAAGCTCTTAAATCTTCTCTTGAAAAACTATCGACTCGCGAGATAAGACTTTCTGTCATACATTCAAGCGCCGGTGCTATCAATGAATCAGATGTCACTTTGGCTGCTGCCGACTCAAACGCAATTATCATCGGATTCAACGTCCGTCCTACTCCAAAAGCAAAAGCTCTGGCAGAGCAGGAACAAGTTGAAATCAGAAAATACAACATCATCTATAAATGTGTTGAAGAAATCAACCAGGCAATGGAAGGAATGCTCCAGCCTGACACTAAAGAAGATGTTATCGGTCAGGTCGAAGTTCGAAATACATTCAAAGTTCCAAAAATCGGTGTTATCGCCGGTTGTTCTGTCTCAGAAGGTATTGTACGGCGCTCGGCTAGCGTAAATCTCGTTCGAGATGGAATTGTACTGTTTACAGGAAAAATTTCTTCTCTCAAACGCTTTAAAGATGATGCAAAAGAAGTCAGCACAGGTTACGAATGTGGTATCGGGCTTGAAAACTGGCAGGATATCCAAGTCGGCGATAAATTTGAAGTGTTTGAAGTTGTCGAGGTGGCAAAAAAACTCGGAAAAACAATTGCACAGGAGCAGGCTGAAGCCGCAAAGAAAAATGTCACAGCAACCGGTTCAGAAGGAGCTGAGTGA
- a CDS encoding AI-2E family transporter, which produces MENNSSNRIFYILLFFAVILAGILCKVMSSVFIPTVLSFMLSFVLLPVIKKLNVKTGIPWVISSLIIVLMFLIFIFALTSILVTSLTGIVSELPKYQSRFTSIYKIIADKFGFEIDTSISLFENLWKSLKVREFAQKTAVALSSGVISFSKTMFIISITTAFILIEMRLTKRKIYYAFKKNREQISRISHQIITQTVHYISIKFFISLATGILVFLLTLLIGLDFPVVWGFFAFIMNFIPIFGSTFSVGLTSIFALIQFYPSWGKSLIVFVVMTIFNTTLGNILEPRIEGKNLGISPVAILISLSIWGYIWGFIGMLIAVPLTVIIKIICENIEYLHSVAIILGGDPKRIT; this is translated from the coding sequence ATGGAAAATAATTCAAGCAACAGGATATTTTATATTCTCTTATTTTTTGCGGTAATCCTTGCAGGTATTTTATGCAAAGTGATGTCATCTGTTTTTATTCCGACAGTGTTGTCTTTTATGCTCTCATTCGTATTGCTGCCGGTCATTAAAAAACTGAATGTAAAGACTGGGATACCTTGGGTTATCAGTTCATTGATAATCGTTTTGATGTTTTTGATTTTTATTTTTGCGTTGACTTCAATTTTGGTTACGAGTTTGACGGGAATTGTCTCGGAGCTCCCAAAATATCAGTCAAGATTTACTTCAATTTATAAAATCATCGCTGACAAATTTGGTTTTGAGATTGACACTTCTATCAGCCTTTTTGAAAATCTGTGGAAATCTCTCAAAGTTCGGGAATTTGCGCAAAAAACAGCGGTGGCGCTATCTTCAGGTGTGATTTCTTTCAGCAAAACGATGTTTATCATATCAATTACAACCGCGTTTATCTTGATTGAAATGCGTCTTACAAAAAGAAAAATATATTACGCTTTTAAAAAGAATCGAGAACAGATTTCACGTATTTCACATCAGATTATAACTCAGACAGTGCATTACATTTCAATAAAATTCTTTATTTCGCTTGCGACAGGTATTCTCGTATTTTTACTGACACTTTTGATAGGGCTCGATTTCCCTGTAGTCTGGGGATTTTTTGCTTTTATAATGAATTTTATTCCGATATTCGGTTCGACTTTTTCTGTTGGGCTTACATCGATCTTTGCGCTTATTCAATTTTATCCATCATGGGGAAAATCGCTGATTGTATTTGTAGTTATGACAATTTTCAATACGACTCTGGGAAACATTCTAGAGCCTAGAATTGAAGGTAAAAATCTTGGAATCTCGCCTGTCGCAATTTTGATAAGTCTTTCAATCTGGGGCTATATCTGGGGATTTATCGGAATGTTGATTGCTGTCCCGCTCACGGTGATCATTAAAATTATCTGCGAAAACATAGAATATCTGCATTCTGTTGCAATCATTTTGGGCGGAGATCCGAAACGCATAACTTAG
- the hisS gene encoding histidine--tRNA ligase, whose product MKINALKGMKDILPDEQKLRDYVQGKILETYRANGFERISTPMLEDSENLDKSDGGDNLNLIFKVLKRGEKLDAALLSNDSKELSDMGLRYDLTLPLSRFYAANKNELQFPFKVIQTDRVFRAERPQKGRSREFVQCDIDILGDKSPNAEVELIDVTSRALLNIGFDDFVININDRRILRSMLENMGFPFETLDSVCITFDKLDKIGAEGIEKELNEKQLPSDAVKTLVSFISNGKEITLEDVSSRCADVSIADDLKYIIKTVETVAEKKYKIAYCPNLVRGQGYYTGVVFEIGSPKFAGAVGGGGRYDNMIGKFLGQQIPAVGFSIGFERICSILIDSGFKIPDEREKCALLYENSVPFADVMKEAEKLRKSYIVSIIRKAKKPGPQFDMLEKQGYKIFAQFKEGKLFINKND is encoded by the coding sequence ATGAAAATCAATGCACTAAAAGGAATGAAAGATATTTTACCTGACGAACAAAAGCTCCGCGATTACGTTCAGGGAAAAATCCTCGAAACATACCGCGCTAATGGATTTGAACGCATTTCAACGCCGATGCTCGAAGATTCGGAAAATCTTGATAAATCTGATGGTGGAGACAACTTAAATCTTATATTTAAGGTTTTGAAACGAGGTGAAAAACTCGATGCGGCTCTTTTGTCAAATGATTCAAAAGAACTTTCTGATATGGGACTTCGCTATGATTTGACTTTGCCGCTTTCTCGTTTTTATGCTGCAAACAAAAATGAACTTCAGTTTCCATTCAAGGTTATTCAGACAGATCGCGTATTTCGTGCGGAACGCCCGCAGAAAGGTAGGAGCCGAGAATTTGTCCAGTGCGATATCGATATCTTGGGTGATAAGTCACCAAACGCAGAAGTCGAATTGATAGATGTAACATCTCGAGCCCTTTTGAACATCGGATTTGACGATTTTGTGATAAATATCAATGACAGGCGTATTTTGCGCAGCATGCTGGAAAATATGGGATTTCCTTTTGAAACTCTTGATTCTGTGTGTATCACGTTCGATAAACTCGACAAGATAGGGGCGGAGGGAATCGAAAAGGAACTAAATGAAAAACAACTTCCAAGCGATGCTGTAAAGACTCTTGTTTCATTCATTTCGAACGGAAAAGAAATCACATTGGAAGATGTATCCTCAAGATGTGCAGACGTTTCAATCGCAGACGACTTGAAATACATAATCAAAACTGTAGAAACTGTCGCTGAAAAAAAATATAAAATTGCTTATTGTCCGAACTTGGTTCGGGGGCAAGGATATTACACAGGTGTCGTGTTTGAAATAGGGAGTCCAAAATTTGCAGGAGCTGTTGGAGGCGGCGGACGTTACGACAACATGATTGGAAAATTTCTCGGTCAGCAGATTCCGGCAGTAGGTTTTTCAATCGGTTTTGAAAGAATATGCAGTATTTTGATAGATTCGGGATTTAAAATCCCTGATGAAAGAGAAAAATGTGCGCTTCTATATGAAAATTCTGTTCCGTTTGCAGATGTCATGAAAGAAGCTGAAAAACTTAGAAAATCATACATAGTTTCGATAATCAGAAAGGCAAAAAAGCCAGGACCTCAGTTTGACATGCTTGAAAAACAGGGATACAAAATTTTTGCACAATTTAAAGAAGGAAAGCTTTTTATAAACAAAAACGATTAA
- the nusA gene encoding transcription termination factor NusA, which translates to MSEMAEAIRQLISEKGYSEESVRQTIEKALKAAYKRTYGDDSNAIVKFNDDMSDVSIYSRKVVIDGVYDPVREIELEEAKKLAGDDVEEGDEIDILEDPKSFDRSAVSSGKQQVHQGLNETLKNSLMNEYNDKKGEIIIGYHQRERNGNIYVDLGNAGRVEGVLPVKYQSKLEFYEKGDRIKALIVDVKPTNSGIQLILSRSDPKLVSSILEKEVPEIADGTVEIHKIVRDAGYRTKIAVYSKREEVDPVGACVGLKGVRIQNVIRELLNEKIDVLKWDSDPVVFIKNALSPAQVERVVITDAEKKEALAIVEESQLSLAIGRQGQNVRLANRLCDWNIDVKTVEQAADIDLSAFNTVQNARNLFTDEQSNHPEVEEITTIAELPGVDVSVAELLKANGIEQIEDFIDAYDNGTINVEGVSKEALDKLNELINENVEFVEETEENSEPQHAEEDEEYFCPECGAKITLDMTHCPKCGVEFEFTDEE; encoded by the coding sequence ATGTCAGAAATGGCAGAAGCAATCCGTCAGCTGATTTCAGAAAAAGGTTATTCGGAAGAATCGGTTAGACAGACAATTGAAAAAGCACTTAAGGCTGCTTACAAACGCACTTATGGAGATGATTCGAACGCAATCGTAAAATTTAACGACGATATGTCCGATGTTTCTATTTATTCACGCAAAGTTGTGATTGACGGAGTATATGATCCTGTAAGAGAAATTGAACTTGAAGAAGCAAAAAAACTAGCCGGGGATGACGTTGAAGAAGGCGACGAGATAGATATTCTCGAAGACCCAAAAAGTTTTGATCGTTCTGCGGTTTCAAGCGGAAAACAGCAAGTTCACCAGGGGCTGAATGAGACTTTAAAAAATTCGTTGATGAACGAATACAACGATAAAAAAGGCGAAATCATCATCGGTTATCATCAGCGAGAAAGAAACGGAAACATATATGTTGACCTTGGAAACGCAGGTCGAGTAGAAGGCGTTCTTCCTGTAAAATATCAGTCTAAACTTGAATTTTATGAGAAAGGAGACAGAATTAAAGCACTCATCGTCGATGTAAAACCAACAAACTCAGGAATTCAGCTTATTCTGTCAAGAAGTGATCCAAAACTTGTAAGTTCAATCCTTGAAAAAGAAGTTCCTGAAATCGCTGACGGCACTGTTGAAATTCATAAAATCGTTCGCGATGCAGGTTACAGAACTAAGATAGCTGTTTATTCAAAACGCGAAGAAGTTGACCCTGTTGGAGCTTGTGTCGGGCTCAAAGGTGTTCGCATTCAAAACGTCATTCGAGAACTTTTGAACGAAAAAATAGATGTTCTAAAATGGGATTCTGATCCTGTCGTATTTATCAAAAATGCTCTTTCACCGGCTCAAGTTGAGCGTGTTGTCATCACAGATGCCGAAAAGAAAGAAGCGTTGGCAATCGTTGAAGAATCACAGCTCTCGCTCGCAATCGGACGACAAGGGCAGAACGTGCGTCTGGCAAACAGACTTTGCGACTGGAACATCGATGTCAAAACAGTTGAACAAGCTGCCGATATCGACCTTTCGGCATTCAACACAGTTCAAAATGCACGCAATCTGTTTACCGACGAACAGTCAAATCATCCTGAAGTTGAAGAAATTACAACAATTGCAGAACTTCCGGGAGTCGATGTTTCTGTTGCAGAGCTCCTCAAAGCAAATGGAATTGAGCAGATTGAAGACTTTATCGACGCATATGACAACGGAACAATCAATGTCGAAGGAGTTTCAAAAGAAGCTCTCGATAAACTCAATGAGCTTATAAATGAAAACGTTGAGTTCGTAGAAGAAACTGAAGAAAATTCAGAACCGCAACATGCAGAAGAAGATGAAGAATACTTCTGTCCTGAATGTGGTGCAAAGATTACTCTCGATATGACTCATTGTCCAAAATGTGGCGTTGAGTTTGAATTCACAGATGAGGAATAA
- the truB gene encoding tRNA pseudouridine(55) synthase TruB → MENQDCDGIVLLAKTPGLTSFSALYDVKHALNTNKVGHTGTLDSFAQGLLVVCTGKLTKLAGNITQFDKTYSAVIKFGVETDTLEYTGKTIKTAPLPNLQALEKAVKAWTGTVMQKPPVFSAIHVDGKRASDITRSGGIADIPARKINVFSAEIKETKLNEKGFVEYALVDFCVSKGTYIRSLARDIGEHCGSAAHLVGLYRTKIGNFNIEKAAGYDLLKQFTIENVILQSNNEQKSEPKVERNSKLQQEIKNRLITLDTETCMLCGFNVVKLACDKSFEDFKHGKKLHSKMFDTDLHSLKKETSSAVFSPDGKFSGLIFNNADGRIEYKFVLN, encoded by the coding sequence ATGGAAAATCAAGACTGCGATGGAATTGTGCTCCTTGCGAAAACGCCCGGTCTCACATCTTTTTCAGCTTTATATGACGTAAAGCATGCGCTCAACACAAATAAAGTTGGACACACAGGAACTTTAGACAGTTTTGCACAAGGGCTTCTAGTTGTGTGCACAGGCAAGCTCACAAAACTTGCGGGAAATATAACACAGTTTGACAAGACTTATAGTGCCGTCATCAAGTTTGGTGTTGAGACAGATACTCTTGAATACACAGGGAAAACGATAAAAACGGCTCCTTTGCCGAATCTTCAGGCTCTTGAAAAGGCTGTAAAAGCGTGGACAGGAACAGTTATGCAAAAACCACCTGTATTCAGCGCCATCCACGTCGATGGAAAACGTGCCAGCGATATCACGCGCAGCGGAGGCATTGCAGATATTCCTGCACGAAAGATAAATGTCTTCTCTGCCGAAATAAAAGAGACTAAATTGAATGAAAAAGGGTTTGTAGAATACGCTCTTGTCGATTTTTGTGTTTCTAAAGGAACTTATATCAGAAGTCTTGCGCGAGATATCGGCGAACATTGCGGTTCAGCCGCACATCTTGTAGGTTTGTACAGAACGAAAATCGGCAATTTTAATATAGAAAAAGCTGCAGGCTACGATTTATTAAAACAGTTTACAATCGAAAATGTAATTTTACAGAGCAATAATGAGCAAAAAAGCGAGCCAAAAGTAGAAAGAAATTCAAAACTTCAGCAAGAGATAAAAAACAGACTTATAACTTTAGACACTGAAACATGCATGCTGTGTGGCTTCAATGTTGTGAAATTAGCCTGCGATAAAAGTTTCGAAGATTTCAAGCATGGAAAAAAACTTCACTCAAAAATGTTTGATACAGATTTGCATTCACTAAAAAAAGAGACATCAAGTGCCGTTTTTTCTCCTGACGGAAAATTCTCAGGATTGATATTTAATAATGCTGACGGCAGAATTGAATATAAGTTTGTGTTGAATTAA
- a CDS encoding ribosome maturation factor yields MDFTSFKDIKYYSECAALVEGMGYRLVELKIIPAKTITKISAMISSPDPAVNLGVSDCAKVHRVLLPRLEALLGTEETSMELTSPGIEHNLKNAAEFTVFTGYNIRVWDKTINDWNGGKVVSADDKSVTMEKEGGETFTVLYENIAKAKFIYSK; encoded by the coding sequence ATGGATTTTACATCATTTAAAGATATTAAATATTACAGTGAATGTGCTGCACTTGTCGAAGGCATGGGGTACAGGCTCGTCGAATTGAAAATCATTCCGGCAAAGACAATCACAAAGATTTCTGCGATGATTTCTTCACCGGATCCTGCCGTAAACCTTGGGGTAAGCGATTGTGCAAAAGTCCACAGAGTTCTTCTTCCGCGTCTTGAAGCATTACTCGGAACCGAAGAAACTTCAATGGAACTCACTTCTCCCGGAATTGAGCACAATCTTAAAAATGCAGCTGAATTTACTGTTTTCACGGGATATAACATCAGGGTGTGGGACAAAACTATAAATGATTGGAACGGCGGAAAAGTTGTTTCTGCTGATGACAAATCAGTGACAATGGAAAAAGAGGGCGGTGAGACTTTCACTGTTCTTTATGAAAATATAGCAAAAGCAAAATTTATTTACAGCAAATAG